A section of the Streptomyces xinghaiensis S187 genome encodes:
- a CDS encoding DUF3017 domain-containing protein has protein sequence MRAEAAVESREADGNAGTEGNHGTDGNHGTEGNTGPGRGSGPGRSRRFPRFTRSTARPEGGGRAAPGDAPAPVRQWPLLSVLGGTAVGLILVAFGVSRVGTLLIGLSLLAGAVLRWALPSVGMLAVRSRFTDMVTYGVLGALISLLALMSLPDPWLEIPWLEKIIRFAVR, from the coding sequence ATGCGGGCTGAGGCCGCCGTGGAGAGCCGCGAGGCGGACGGGAACGCCGGGACGGAGGGGAACCACGGGACGGACGGGAACCACGGGACGGAGGGGAACACCGGCCCGGGCAGGGGTTCCGGACCGGGCCGCAGCCGCCGCTTCCCCCGCTTCACCCGGAGCACCGCCCGTCCCGAGGGCGGCGGCCGTGCGGCGCCGGGCGACGCGCCGGCCCCGGTACGGCAGTGGCCGCTGCTGTCGGTGCTGGGCGGCACCGCGGTCGGCCTGATCCTCGTAGCCTTCGGCGTCTCCCGGGTCGGCACCCTGCTCATCGGGCTCTCGCTGCTCGCCGGCGCGGTGCTGCGGTGGGCGCTGCCGTCGGTGGGGATGCTGGCCGTGCGGTCCCGCTTCACGGACATGGTGACCTACGGCGTGCTGGGCGCCCTCATCTCGCTGCTGGCCCTGATGTCGCTCCCCGACCCCTGGCTGGAGATCCCCTGGCTGGAGAAGATCATCCGCTTCGCCGTGCGCTGA
- a CDS encoding bifunctional methylenetetrahydrofolate dehydrogenase/methenyltetrahydrofolate cyclohydrolase, with protein MTAQILDGKATAAAIKSELATRVAELRSRGVTPGLGTLLVGDDVGSQKYVAGKHRDCAQVGIASIQRELPATATQEEIEAVVRELNADPACTGYIVQLPLPKGIDTGRVLELIDPAKDADGLAPMSLGKLVLNQEAALPCTPNGILALLRRHGVETKGAHLTVVGRGMTVGRSIGLLFTRREVNATVTLCHTGTRDLSAQLRQADIIVAAAGAPHIVRPEDVKPGAAVLDVGVSRDESGKIVGDVHPDVAEVAGWVAPNPGGVGPMTRALLLQNVVEAAERQAGVRDTADHAG; from the coding sequence ATGACTGCCCAGATTCTCGACGGCAAGGCCACCGCGGCCGCGATCAAGTCCGAACTCGCCACCCGCGTCGCGGAGCTCAGGTCCCGCGGCGTGACGCCCGGGCTCGGCACCCTCCTCGTCGGCGACGACGTCGGCAGCCAGAAGTACGTCGCCGGGAAGCACCGCGACTGCGCGCAGGTCGGTATCGCCTCCATCCAGCGCGAACTCCCCGCGACCGCCACGCAGGAGGAGATCGAGGCCGTCGTACGGGAGCTCAACGCGGACCCGGCCTGCACCGGCTACATCGTCCAGCTCCCGCTGCCCAAGGGCATCGACACCGGCCGCGTCCTGGAGCTGATCGACCCCGCCAAGGACGCCGACGGCCTCGCCCCGATGAGCCTGGGCAAGCTGGTGCTCAACCAGGAGGCCGCCCTGCCCTGCACCCCCAACGGCATCCTGGCGCTGCTGCGCCGCCACGGCGTGGAGACCAAGGGCGCGCATCTGACCGTCGTCGGCCGCGGGATGACCGTCGGCCGCTCCATCGGCCTGCTGTTCACGCGCCGCGAGGTCAACGCGACCGTGACCCTCTGCCACACCGGCACCCGCGACCTCTCCGCGCAGCTCCGGCAGGCCGACATCATCGTCGCCGCCGCTGGGGCGCCGCACATCGTCCGGCCCGAGGACGTCAAGCCGGGCGCGGCCGTCCTGGACGTCGGCGTCAGCCGGGACGAGAGCGGGAAGATCGTCGGCGACGTGCACCCGGACGTGGCGGAGGTCGCGGGCTGGGTGGCGCCGAACCCGGGCGGTGTCGGCCCGATGACCCGCGCGCTGCTGCTGCAGAACGTCGTGGAGGCCGCCGAACGGCAGGCCGGGGTCCGGGACACCGCGGACCATGCGGGCTGA
- the purH gene encoding bifunctional phosphoribosylaminoimidazolecarboxamide formyltransferase/IMP cyclohydrolase codes for MTTPEGLAGPAGLHGPDGTQRPIRRALVSVYDKTGLEELARGLHEAGVELVSTGSTAGRIAAAGVPVTKVEELTGFPECLDGRVKTLHPRVHAGILADLRLEEHRKQLAELEVEPFELVVVNLYPFRETVASGATPDECVEQIDIGGPSMVRAAAKNHPSVAVVTSPARYGDVLAAARDGGFGLDARKRLAAEAFQHTAAYDVAVASWFTGTYAPEHAENVTALPEFLGETWRRKSTLRYGENPHQSAALYTDGTPEGIANAEQLHGKEMSFNNYVDTEAARRAAHDHDEPCVAIIKHANPCGIAVGADVAEAHRKAHACDPLSAFGGVIAVNRPVSVAMAEQVAEIFTEVVAAPAYEDGAVEVLARKKNIRVLRVGGAPGRANELRPVSGGVLLQHGDRLQAEGDLPETWTRVSGDALDEAGLAELAFAWRACRAVKSNAILLAKGGATVGVGMGQVNRVDSAKLAVQRAGAERAAGAYAASDAFFPFPDGLEVLLEAGVTAVVQPGGSVRDEQVTEAAKAAGVTMYLTGTRHFFH; via the coding sequence ATGACCACTCCTGAAGGCCTCGCGGGCCCCGCGGGCCTCCACGGCCCCGACGGCACGCAGCGGCCCATCCGCCGCGCGCTGGTCAGCGTCTACGACAAGACCGGCCTGGAGGAGCTGGCCCGTGGGCTGCACGAGGCCGGGGTCGAGCTGGTCTCCACCGGCTCCACGGCCGGGCGGATCGCCGCCGCCGGCGTGCCCGTCACCAAGGTCGAGGAGCTGACCGGCTTCCCCGAGTGCCTGGACGGGCGCGTCAAGACCCTGCACCCCCGGGTGCACGCCGGCATCCTCGCCGACCTGCGGCTGGAGGAGCACCGCAAGCAGCTCGCCGAGCTGGAGGTGGAGCCCTTCGAACTGGTCGTCGTCAACCTCTACCCGTTCCGGGAGACCGTGGCCTCCGGCGCGACCCCCGACGAGTGCGTCGAGCAGATCGACATCGGCGGGCCGTCCATGGTGCGTGCCGCCGCCAAGAACCACCCCTCGGTCGCCGTGGTCACCAGCCCCGCGCGCTACGGGGACGTCCTCGCCGCCGCCCGCGACGGCGGCTTCGGCCTGGACGCGCGCAAGCGGCTCGCGGCCGAGGCGTTCCAGCACACCGCCGCCTACGACGTCGCCGTCGCCTCCTGGTTCACCGGCACCTACGCCCCCGAGCACGCGGAGAACGTCACCGCGCTGCCCGAGTTCCTCGGCGAGACCTGGCGCCGCAAGAGCACCCTCCGCTACGGCGAGAACCCGCACCAGTCCGCCGCCCTCTACACCGACGGCACCCCCGAGGGGATCGCCAACGCCGAGCAGCTGCACGGCAAGGAGATGTCCTTCAACAACTACGTCGACACCGAGGCCGCCCGCCGCGCCGCCCACGACCACGACGAGCCCTGCGTGGCGATCATCAAGCACGCCAACCCCTGCGGCATCGCCGTCGGCGCCGACGTGGCCGAGGCACACCGCAAGGCGCACGCCTGCGACCCGCTGTCCGCCTTCGGCGGCGTGATCGCCGTCAACCGCCCGGTGTCCGTGGCGATGGCCGAGCAGGTCGCGGAGATCTTCACCGAGGTCGTGGCCGCCCCGGCGTACGAGGACGGCGCCGTCGAGGTGCTGGCCCGCAAGAAGAACATCCGGGTGCTGCGCGTCGGGGGCGCCCCGGGCCGGGCGAACGAGCTGCGGCCGGTCTCCGGCGGTGTGCTCCTCCAGCACGGCGACCGCCTCCAGGCCGAGGGCGACCTGCCCGAGACGTGGACCCGGGTCTCCGGGGACGCGCTGGACGAGGCCGGGCTGGCCGAACTGGCCTTCGCCTGGCGGGCCTGCCGCGCCGTGAAGTCCAACGCCATCCTGCTCGCCAAGGGCGGCGCGACCGTCGGCGTCGGCATGGGCCAGGTCAACCGCGTCGACTCCGCGAAGCTCGCGGTGCAGCGGGCCGGCGCGGAGCGGGCGGCCGGCGCGTACGCCGCCTCCGACGCCTTCTTCCCGTTCCCGGACGGCCTGGAGGTGCTGCTGGAGGCCGGTGTCACCGCCGTGGTCCAGCCGGGCGGCTCCGTCCGCGACGAGCAGGTGACCGAGGCGGCGAAGGCCGCCGGCGTCACGATGTACCTCACCGGGACCCGGCACTTCTTCCACTGA
- the purN gene encoding phosphoribosylglycinamide formyltransferase — protein sequence MSSPPPSARSRTPDGGRPARLVVLVSGSGTNLQALLDAVAAAPDGSYGAEIVAVGADRDGIAGLERAERAGLPTFVCRLGDHPDRAAWDRALTEATARFAPDLVVSAGFMKIVGKEFLARFGGRFINTHPALLPSFPGAHAVRDALAYGVRVTGCTVHFVDDGVDTGPVIAQGVVEVRDEDHEDGGAALHERIKEVERRLLVDVVGRLARNGYRIEGRKVQIP from the coding sequence GTGTCCTCGCCCCCTCCCAGCGCCCGCTCCCGGACTCCGGACGGGGGCCGGCCCGCCCGGCTGGTGGTGCTGGTCTCCGGCTCCGGTACGAATCTCCAGGCGCTGCTCGACGCGGTCGCGGCCGCCCCGGACGGCTCGTACGGCGCCGAGATCGTCGCCGTCGGCGCCGACCGCGACGGCATCGCCGGCCTGGAGCGCGCCGAGCGCGCCGGGCTGCCGACGTTCGTCTGCCGCCTCGGCGACCACCCGGACCGGGCCGCCTGGGACCGGGCGCTCACCGAGGCCACCGCCCGCTTCGCACCGGACCTCGTGGTCTCGGCGGGTTTCATGAAAATCGTGGGCAAGGAATTCCTCGCCCGGTTCGGGGGGCGGTTCATCAACACCCACCCCGCGCTGCTCCCCAGCTTCCCCGGCGCCCACGCCGTGCGCGACGCCCTCGCGTACGGGGTCAGGGTGACCGGCTGCACCGTCCACTTCGTCGACGACGGCGTCGACACCGGACCGGTCATCGCCCAGGGCGTGGTCGAGGTCCGGGACGAGGACCACGAGGACGGGGGAGCGGCGCTCCATGAGCGGATCAAGGAAGTCGAACGACGGCTGCTCGTCGATGTCGTGGGGCGCCTGGCCCGCAACGGCTATCGCATCGAGGGACGAAAGGTACAGATCCCATGA
- a CDS encoding DUF6350 family protein, which produces MSRPIADPGLLPLPARDHSAAPPVPAGERLRTAGAGVAGGAVAAGLGVGVPAVVVLAHWIVSADTGTGPEGALRTAAALWLLGHGVELLRATGADGGTAPVGLPPLLVGLLPVWLLFRSARRATEEAEQAEAAESAALAEAALAARIARTEFAGPRGTTGDRDAARDGAPQSGELPHPPAYSAFGALGWLCAGYLLVGLGAALYAGEGPLRAVPAEVLPRLGAVCAVTVLCGTWASGGLAERRLPAGVRAALHRLPRAVRAPFGYPGAGAGPRAAALAVGVLLCGGALLTAGSLAVHGAEARDALLALDGTVPGRAAVLLLCLALAPNAAVWAAAYGLGPGFTAGAGSTVTALATTGYPELPRFPLLAALPAEGPGSPLTWAAGAVPVAAGIALGRRAALAAYRARAAGRPVPAWWQTPLTALYGAVVCGLAMTLIAAVSGGTLGTGALARLGPDAWRTGAAAAAWTGALGLPTALVLHGWWLRKSRWRGTGPDAVTAAA; this is translated from the coding sequence GTGAGCCGACCGATCGCCGACCCCGGCCTGCTGCCCCTCCCCGCCCGCGACCACTCCGCCGCCCCGCCCGTCCCGGCCGGCGAGCGCCTCCGCACCGCCGGAGCCGGGGTGGCGGGCGGCGCGGTCGCGGCCGGGCTGGGGGTGGGCGTGCCCGCCGTGGTGGTGCTCGCCCACTGGATCGTCTCGGCCGACACCGGCACCGGACCCGAGGGCGCGCTGCGGACCGCAGCCGCCCTCTGGCTCCTCGGCCACGGCGTGGAACTCCTCCGCGCCACCGGGGCGGACGGCGGTACGGCGCCCGTGGGCCTGCCGCCGCTGCTGGTCGGGCTGCTGCCGGTGTGGCTGCTGTTCCGCTCGGCGCGGCGGGCCACCGAGGAGGCGGAGCAGGCGGAGGCGGCGGAATCCGCCGCGCTCGCGGAGGCGGCCCTGGCGGCGCGCATCGCACGGACGGAGTTCGCCGGACCGCGAGGAACGACCGGCGACCGGGACGCGGCACGGGACGGGGCGCCGCAGAGCGGAGAGCTGCCGCACCCGCCCGCGTACAGCGCGTTCGGCGCACTCGGCTGGCTCTGCGCCGGCTACCTCCTCGTCGGACTCGGCGCCGCCCTGTACGCCGGCGAGGGGCCGCTGCGGGCCGTGCCGGCCGAGGTGCTGCCCCGGCTCGGTGCCGTCTGCGCCGTGACGGTGCTCTGCGGCACCTGGGCCTCCGGCGGCCTGGCCGAGCGGCGGCTGCCCGCCGGCGTGCGCGCCGCTCTGCACCGGCTGCCGCGCGCCGTGCGCGCCCCGTTCGGCTATCCGGGGGCGGGGGCCGGGCCGCGGGCGGCGGCTCTGGCGGTCGGGGTGCTCCTGTGCGGCGGTGCGCTGCTCACGGCCGGCTCCCTCGCCGTACACGGTGCCGAGGCGCGGGACGCGCTGCTCGCCCTCGACGGAACGGTGCCCGGCCGGGCCGCCGTCCTGCTGCTCTGCCTGGCCCTGGCGCCCAACGCCGCCGTCTGGGCCGCGGCCTACGGACTGGGGCCCGGCTTCACGGCCGGTGCCGGGAGCACCGTCACCGCCCTCGCCACCACGGGCTACCCGGAGCTGCCGCGCTTCCCCCTCCTCGCCGCGCTCCCGGCCGAGGGCCCCGGTTCCCCGCTGACCTGGGCCGCCGGCGCGGTCCCCGTGGCGGCGGGGATCGCCCTCGGCCGGCGCGCGGCCCTCGCCGCGTACCGGGCGCGGGCGGCGGGGCGGCCCGTCCCCGCGTGGTGGCAGACGCCGTTGACCGCCCTCTACGGGGCGGTGGTCTGCGGGCTCGCGATGACGCTGATCGCGGCCGTGTCCGGCGGCACCCTGGGCACCGGCGCGCTGGCCCGGCTCGGTCCCGACGCCTGGCGGACCGGAGCGGCCGCAGCCGCCTGGACGGGCGCGCTGGGGCTGCCCACCGCGCTCGTGCTCCACGGCTGGTGGCTGCGGAAGAGCCGGTGGCGCGGCACGGGCCCGGACGCCGTCACCGCCGCGGCCTGA
- the sucD gene encoding succinate--CoA ligase subunit alpha, translating into MAIFLTKESKVIVQGMTGSEGQKHTKRMLASGTNIVGGVNPRKAGTTVDFDGTEVPVFGSVKEAMEATGADVTVIFVPPKFAKDAVVEAIDAEIGLAVVITEGIAVHDTAAFWAHAGARGHKTRIVGPNCPGLISPGQSNAGIIPADITNAGRIGLVSKSGTLTYQMMYELRDLGFSSAVGIGGDPVIGTTHIDALAAFEADPDTDLIVMIGEIGGDAEERAAEYIKANVTKPVVGYVAGFTAPEGKTMGHAGAIVSGSSGTAQAKKEALEAAGVKVGKTPSETARLARTALAG; encoded by the coding sequence ATGGCTATCTTCCTCACCAAGGAAAGCAAGGTCATCGTCCAGGGGATGACCGGCTCCGAGGGCCAGAAGCACACCAAGCGGATGCTTGCCTCGGGTACGAACATCGTCGGCGGCGTGAACCCGCGCAAGGCCGGCACCACGGTCGACTTCGACGGCACCGAGGTGCCCGTCTTCGGCTCCGTCAAGGAGGCCATGGAGGCCACCGGCGCGGACGTCACGGTCATCTTCGTTCCGCCGAAGTTCGCCAAGGACGCGGTCGTCGAGGCGATCGACGCCGAGATCGGCCTCGCCGTCGTCATCACCGAGGGCATCGCGGTGCACGACACCGCCGCGTTCTGGGCCCACGCCGGTGCCCGGGGTCACAAGACCCGCATCGTCGGCCCCAACTGCCCGGGCCTCATCTCCCCCGGACAGTCGAACGCCGGCATCATCCCGGCCGACATCACCAACGCCGGCCGCATCGGCCTGGTCTCGAAGTCCGGCACGCTGACGTACCAGATGATGTACGAGCTGCGCGACCTCGGCTTCTCCTCGGCCGTCGGCATCGGTGGCGACCCGGTCATCGGCACCACGCACATCGACGCCCTGGCCGCCTTCGAGGCCGACCCCGACACCGACCTGATCGTGATGATCGGTGAGATCGGCGGCGACGCCGAGGAGCGGGCCGCGGAGTACATCAAGGCGAACGTGACCAAGCCGGTCGTCGGCTACGTCGCCGGGTTCACCGCGCCCGAGGGCAAGACCATGGGCCACGCCGGCGCCATCGTGTCGGGCTCCTCCGGCACCGCGCAGGCGAAGAAGGAGGCCCTGGAGGCCGCGGGCGTGAAGGTCGGCAAGACCCCGTCCGAGACGGCCCGCCTGGCGCGCACCGCCCTCGCCGGCTGA
- the sucC gene encoding ADP-forming succinate--CoA ligase subunit beta, which produces MDLFEYQARDLFAKHGVPVLAGEVIDTPEAAREVTERLGGRAVVKAQVKVGGRGKAGGVKLAKDPADAVEKAGQILGMDIKGHTVHKVMLAQTAEIKEEYYVSFLLDRTNRTFLAMASVEGGMDIEEVAATKPEALAKVPVDANEGVTPEKAREIVEAAKFPADVADQIAEILQTLWKAFIAEDALLVEVNPLAKTGDDGKVLALDGKVSLDANADFRQPDHAALEDKAAADPLEAAAKAKGLNYVKLDGEVGIIGNGAGLVMSTLDVVAYAGEAHNNVKPANFLDIGGGASAEVMANGLEIILGDPAVKSVFVNVFGGITACDAVANGIVQALELLKSKGEEVDKPLVVRLDGNNAELGRKILSDANHPLVQQVDTMDGAADRAAELAAK; this is translated from the coding sequence GTGGACCTGTTCGAGTATCAGGCGAGGGACCTCTTCGCCAAGCACGGTGTACCGGTGCTGGCCGGTGAAGTGATCGACACGCCTGAGGCGGCGCGCGAGGTGACCGAGCGTCTCGGCGGCCGCGCGGTCGTCAAGGCGCAGGTCAAGGTCGGTGGCCGCGGCAAGGCCGGCGGCGTGAAGCTGGCCAAGGACCCGGCCGACGCGGTCGAGAAGGCCGGCCAGATCCTGGGCATGGACATCAAGGGCCACACGGTCCACAAGGTGATGCTGGCCCAGACCGCGGAGATCAAGGAGGAGTACTACGTCTCCTTCCTGCTGGACCGCACCAACCGCACCTTCCTGGCCATGGCCTCCGTCGAGGGCGGCATGGACATCGAGGAGGTCGCGGCCACCAAGCCCGAGGCCCTCGCCAAGGTCCCGGTGGACGCCAACGAGGGCGTGACCCCCGAGAAGGCCCGCGAGATCGTCGAGGCGGCGAAGTTCCCCGCCGACGTGGCGGACCAGATCGCCGAGATCCTGCAGACCCTGTGGAAGGCGTTCATCGCCGAGGACGCCCTGCTCGTCGAGGTCAACCCGCTGGCCAAGACCGGTGACGACGGCAAGGTCCTGGCGCTGGACGGCAAGGTGTCCCTGGATGCCAACGCCGACTTCCGCCAGCCGGACCACGCGGCGCTGGAGGACAAGGCCGCGGCCGACCCGCTGGAGGCCGCCGCCAAGGCCAAGGGCCTCAACTACGTCAAGCTCGACGGCGAGGTCGGCATCATCGGCAACGGCGCCGGTCTCGTGATGAGCACCCTGGACGTCGTCGCGTACGCCGGTGAGGCGCACAACAACGTCAAGCCCGCCAACTTCCTCGACATCGGCGGCGGCGCCTCCGCCGAGGTGATGGCGAACGGCCTGGAGATCATCCTGGGCGACCCGGCCGTCAAGTCCGTCTTCGTCAACGTCTTCGGCGGCATCACCGCCTGCGACGCGGTCGCCAACGGCATCGTGCAGGCCCTGGAGCTGCTCAAGTCCAAGGGCGAAGAGGTCGACAAGCCGCTGGTCGTGCGGCTCGACGGCAACAACGCGGAGCTGGGTCGCAAGATCCTCTCCGACGCGAACCACCCGCTGGTCCAGCAGGTGGACACCATGGACGGTGCGGCCGACCGTGCCGCCGAGCTGGCTGCTAAGTAA
- a CDS encoding phage tail sheath C-terminal domain-containing protein: MPVRTAHPGVYIEELPSSVRTIGAVTTSVTAFVGHTRRGPLNQPVRITSFADFERRFGGLTARSAVGHAVHQFFGNGGSAAVIVRVAASGSGEEAEVTLESTEDGSARPVLRVTAREAGVWGSGLRVFVDHDTRRPDETFNLRIADANGEARESYTGLSMHPGHGRYVETVVNEGSELVRVRVTGEGRPDPSGTVSKPFGAELPDPAVELTVKIGKTERSFTLYDPAVDGPAPVTVTELALLLERKLRALPDAPGKRAFARAEATAFGDRIQVVAGSADPRDTVRFLGECANDLGLEGSVNPPVFPLTGGADGDPPGPRDLIGSEDLKTGLHALRDADDVNLLSLPELAAYESTEDMVTVISAAVALCEERRIFLLVDAPASWTSVDRARAGLAAFDPVRSDYAALYFPQVRLTDPLTGRLRTFPPSGAVAGVTARTDGERGVWKAAAGTEARLAGVRSLTVRITDRESGLLNPLGVNCLRTFPVLGPLVWGARTLEGADGLDSDWKYVPVRRLALHIEESLHRGLQWVVFEPNSEQLWQQIRLDASSFLHTLFRQGAFKGRTPREAYYVKCDADTTTEQDIAQGVVNVVVGFAPVRPAEFVVVKIQQIAGQFEI; the protein is encoded by the coding sequence ATGCCGGTGCGAACGGCCCATCCCGGCGTATACATCGAGGAACTTCCCAGTAGCGTCCGCACCATCGGCGCGGTCACCACCTCGGTGACCGCCTTCGTCGGGCACACCCGCCGAGGGCCGCTCAACCAGCCGGTGCGGATCACCAGTTTCGCCGACTTCGAACGCCGCTTCGGTGGTCTCACCGCCCGCAGCGCGGTCGGCCACGCCGTCCACCAGTTCTTCGGCAACGGCGGCTCCGCCGCGGTGATCGTGCGCGTGGCCGCCTCCGGCTCCGGGGAGGAGGCCGAGGTCACGCTCGAGTCCACCGAGGACGGCAGCGCCCGCCCGGTGCTCCGGGTCACCGCCCGGGAGGCCGGCGTCTGGGGCTCCGGCCTGCGGGTGTTCGTCGACCACGACACCCGGCGCCCGGACGAGACCTTCAATCTGCGGATCGCCGACGCGAACGGCGAGGCCCGGGAGAGCTACACCGGTCTCTCCATGCACCCCGGTCACGGGCGTTACGTGGAGACCGTGGTGAACGAGGGCTCGGAGCTGGTGCGGGTCAGGGTCACCGGCGAGGGCCGGCCCGACCCCTCCGGCACGGTGTCGAAGCCGTTCGGGGCCGAACTGCCCGACCCCGCCGTCGAACTGACCGTCAAGATCGGCAAGACGGAGCGCAGCTTCACCCTGTACGACCCCGCGGTGGACGGCCCGGCCCCGGTGACCGTCACCGAACTCGCCCTGCTGCTGGAGCGGAAGCTGCGGGCGCTGCCCGACGCGCCCGGCAAGCGGGCCTTCGCCCGGGCCGAGGCCACCGCCTTCGGCGACCGGATCCAGGTGGTCGCCGGGTCCGCGGACCCCCGCGACACCGTCAGGTTCCTCGGCGAGTGCGCCAACGACCTGGGCCTGGAGGGCTCGGTCAACCCGCCCGTCTTCCCGCTCACCGGCGGGGCGGACGGCGATCCGCCCGGACCGCGGGACCTCATCGGGAGCGAGGACCTCAAGACGGGGCTGCACGCGCTGCGCGACGCCGACGACGTCAACCTGCTGTCCCTGCCCGAGCTGGCGGCGTACGAGTCCACCGAGGACATGGTCACGGTCATCTCGGCGGCGGTGGCGCTCTGCGAGGAACGGCGGATCTTCCTGCTGGTCGACGCCCCGGCGTCCTGGACCAGCGTGGACCGGGCGCGGGCCGGGCTGGCCGCGTTCGACCCCGTCCGCAGCGACTACGCGGCGCTGTACTTCCCGCAGGTGCGGCTGACCGACCCGCTCACCGGGCGGCTGCGCACCTTCCCGCCGTCCGGCGCCGTGGCCGGTGTCACCGCCCGTACGGACGGTGAGCGCGGGGTGTGGAAGGCGGCGGCGGGCACGGAGGCCCGGCTGGCCGGCGTGCGGTCGCTGACCGTGCGGATCACCGACCGGGAGAGCGGCCTCCTCAACCCGCTGGGCGTCAACTGCCTGCGCACCTTCCCGGTACTCGGCCCGCTGGTCTGGGGGGCCCGCACCCTGGAGGGCGCGGACGGCCTGGACAGCGACTGGAAGTACGTACCGGTGCGGCGGCTCGCCCTGCACATCGAGGAGAGCCTCCACCGCGGGCTGCAGTGGGTGGTCTTCGAGCCGAACAGCGAACAGCTCTGGCAGCAGATCCGGCTGGACGCCTCGTCGTTCCTGCACACCCTGTTCCGCCAGGGCGCGTTCAAGGGCCGCACTCCCCGCGAGGCGTACTACGTGAAATGCGACGCGGACACCACCACCGAGCAGGACATCGCACAGGGCGTGGTGAACGTCGTGGTGGGATTCGCGCCGGTCAGGCCCGCGGAGTTCGTGGTCGTCAAGATCCAGCAGATCGCCGGACAGTTCGAGATTTAG
- a CDS encoding phage tail protein: MAEFQINAHRFDPYKNFKFLVLWGGRTVAGISKISPLKRTTEVVKHRNGGDPSTPRKSPGRSEFEGVTLERGVTHDPEFDRWANKVWQVGAGLGAEVSLADFRRDIVIQVLNEAGQVAVSHKLYRAWPSEYQVLGELDANANAVAIQSLKLECEGWERDYEVPEPTEPSFTNPV, translated from the coding sequence ATGGCCGAGTTTCAGATCAACGCCCATCGCTTCGACCCGTACAAGAATTTCAAGTTCCTCGTTCTCTGGGGCGGGCGTACGGTCGCGGGCATCAGCAAAATCAGCCCGCTGAAGCGCACCACCGAAGTGGTCAAGCACCGCAATGGCGGCGACCCCAGCACTCCGCGCAAATCGCCCGGGCGTTCCGAATTCGAGGGTGTGACCCTCGAACGCGGTGTCACCCACGATCCGGAATTCGACCGCTGGGCCAACAAGGTCTGGCAGGTCGGGGCCGGGCTGGGCGCCGAGGTGTCGCTCGCCGACTTCCGCCGGGACATCGTAATCCAGGTCCTCAACGAGGCCGGGCAGGTGGCCGTCTCGCACAAGCTCTACCGGGCCTGGCCCAGCGAGTACCAGGTACTGGGCGAGCTGGACGCCAACGCCAACGCCGTCGCGATCCAGAGTCTCAAGCTGGAGTGCGAGGGCTGGGAGCGGGACTACGAGGTGCCGGAGCCGACGGAGCCGTCCTTCACCAACCCGGTCTGA